One genomic region from Muriicola soli encodes:
- a CDS encoding polyprenyl synthetase family protein, producing MKIVSQIKEPVSGEMELFEQKFFDSMSSKVALLNRITYYIVNRKGKQMRPMFVFLTAKMVNNGEVNERTYRGASVIELIHTASLVHDDVVDESYKRRGFFSINALWKNKIAVLVGDYLLSKGMLLSVEHGDFDLLRIISVAIREISEGELLQLEKARRLDIDEAVYYDIIRQKTATLIAACCSLGACSVKPDSPHVETFRKFGELCGMAFQIKDDLFDYGETKIGKPTGIDIKEQKMTLPLIYALNNSTEKEKRWLINSVKNHNKDKRRVKEVIEFVKDKGGLEYAESKMHAYQEEALQLLDAYPNSPYKEALQLMVNYVVDRKK from the coding sequence TTGAAAATTGTATCCCAAATAAAGGAGCCCGTAAGCGGGGAAATGGAACTTTTTGAACAAAAGTTCTTTGATTCTATGTCTTCAAAGGTGGCGCTTTTAAACCGAATCACTTATTATATCGTCAATAGAAAAGGAAAACAAATGCGACCTATGTTTGTTTTTCTGACTGCAAAAATGGTCAATAACGGCGAGGTGAATGAACGCACTTACAGAGGTGCGTCTGTCATCGAACTTATCCATACGGCTTCCCTGGTTCACGACGACGTAGTGGATGAAAGTTATAAGAGAAGGGGATTTTTTTCCATCAATGCCTTGTGGAAAAATAAAATTGCGGTACTGGTTGGAGATTATTTATTGTCTAAAGGGATGCTGCTATCGGTGGAGCACGGGGATTTTGATTTGCTCAGGATCATTTCGGTGGCGATCAGGGAGATCAGCGAAGGAGAATTACTTCAATTGGAAAAAGCCAGACGTCTTGATATCGACGAAGCAGTCTATTACGATATCATCAGGCAAAAAACAGCGACACTAATTGCCGCCTGTTGCAGCCTTGGGGCCTGCTCCGTAAAACCCGACTCACCCCATGTTGAAACCTTCCGCAAGTTTGGGGAATTGTGCGGGATGGCTTTTCAGATAAAGGATGATCTCTTCGACTATGGAGAAACAAAAATTGGCAAGCCTACAGGTATTGACATCAAGGAACAGAAAATGACCCTTCCCCTCATTTATGCCCTTAACAATTCAACTGAAAAGGAAAAACGCTGGCTTATCAATTCGGTAAAAAATCACAACAAGGATAAAAGGCGTGTAAAAGAAGTAATTGAATTTGTGAAGGATAAGGGTGGCTTGGAGTACGCCGAATCCAAAATGCACGCCTACCAGGAAGAGGCTCTTCAATTGCTCGATGCATATCCCAACTCGCCATACAAAGAGGCCTTGCAGCTGATGGTCAACTATGTGGTTGATCGCAAAAAGTAA
- a CDS encoding RNA polymerase sigma factor: protein MKIISLYENEKATLRKAVRGNRNAQRMIYEKYSPKMLSVCRQYIKDLHFAEDVMIGGFVKVFNNLNSFRHEGSFEGWIRRIMVREAITYLRKNQFVVYDSEKMETHTESVLYNESQLQVEEVQKLIDSLPDGYKTVFVLYAVEGFKHREIAELLQISESTSKSQLFKARQFLQQRISSLEIRKKTQS from the coding sequence ATGAAGATTATTTCATTGTACGAGAACGAAAAGGCCACCCTTAGAAAAGCAGTGAGGGGAAACCGGAATGCACAGCGTATGATTTACGAAAAGTATTCCCCTAAAATGCTCTCTGTGTGCAGGCAATATATCAAAGATCTTCATTTCGCCGAGGATGTGATGATCGGTGGTTTTGTAAAAGTCTTTAATAATTTGAATTCCTTCCGGCACGAGGGAAGTTTTGAGGGCTGGATAAGAAGAATAATGGTTCGAGAGGCAATTACCTATCTGCGGAAAAATCAGTTTGTAGTTTACGATTCTGAGAAAATGGAAACGCATACTGAATCAGTTCTTTATAACGAATCTCAATTGCAGGTAGAAGAGGTTCAGAAGCTGATTGACTCCCTGCCAGATGGCTATAAGACGGTGTTTGTCTTGTATGCTGTGGAAGGCTTTAAGCATAGGGAAATTGCTGAACTTTTGCAGATTTCCGAAAGTACATCAAAATCGCAGTTATTTAAAGCCAGACAATTTTTACAACAGCGAATCAGCAGTTTGGAAATCAGGAAGAAGACACAATCGTAA
- the dnaG gene encoding DNA primase: MISKSTIDQVYETARVEEVIGDFVSLKKSGSNFKGLSPFTDERTPSFMVSPVKQIWKDFSSGKGGNVVAFLMEHEHFTYPEAIKYLAKKYQIEIEETEQTDEQKEQANERESLYLVSEFAQKYYQDVLWKTEPGKAVGLSYFKERGFTEETIRQFGLGYGLDEWDAFTNHALEKGYQLDYLEKTGLTIVKDDSRDPGLKRKFDRFKGRVLFPIHSLSGRVLGFGGRILSNDKKAAKYLNSPESEIYYKSKVLYGIYYAKQAIAKEDNCYLVEGYTDVIQMYQRGIHNVVASSGTALTPDQIRIINRLTRNITVLFDGDAAGVRASLRGVDLILEQGMNVRICTFPEGDDPDSFAKNNSLEDVLDYLKENSKDFIQFKTSLLAEEAANDPIKKADTIREIVGSIAKIPDRIKREIYVQQCAAMMNISEEVLFNTLAQISRKENNDARKQERQEQKAFEVIRDQPREAKVDVQFELERKIIEILLLYGKEEQQFEDLVLKENEEGELVLEPENVDAKVYEKIYLDLQEDEIELTHDQFKIIYYKLMEYLNEKEDFQLSSFLNELDQELVNNISSILMEEEKYSLHNWERKDIYPKEKTKSIAQLVSETILTLRCYLIKKRIYSLQQDTEEESEDNKEVLEEIVNYLQLNKLLNNKLNRVLS, from the coding sequence TTGATTTCAAAATCGACCATTGACCAGGTTTACGAAACCGCCCGAGTAGAGGAGGTTATCGGTGATTTTGTCAGCCTTAAAAAATCGGGTTCCAACTTTAAAGGACTGAGTCCTTTCACCGATGAAAGGACACCCAGTTTTATGGTGTCTCCGGTAAAACAGATCTGGAAAGACTTTAGTAGTGGAAAAGGGGGTAATGTGGTAGCCTTCCTGATGGAACACGAGCACTTCACTTATCCCGAAGCCATTAAATACCTGGCAAAAAAATATCAGATTGAAATTGAGGAAACTGAGCAAACTGATGAGCAGAAAGAACAGGCCAATGAGCGCGAGAGCTTATATCTGGTTTCTGAATTTGCGCAAAAATACTACCAGGATGTATTATGGAAAACCGAGCCAGGGAAAGCGGTAGGACTCAGTTATTTCAAAGAACGCGGATTTACCGAAGAGACCATTCGCCAATTTGGATTAGGCTATGGTTTGGACGAATGGGACGCTTTTACAAATCACGCTCTGGAAAAGGGATATCAACTCGATTATCTGGAAAAGACCGGATTGACCATCGTAAAGGATGATTCCAGAGATCCCGGACTCAAAAGAAAATTTGACAGGTTCAAAGGAAGAGTACTCTTTCCTATCCACTCCTTAAGCGGAAGGGTTCTTGGCTTTGGTGGCCGAATCCTCAGTAATGATAAGAAGGCCGCTAAATACCTCAATTCTCCGGAAAGCGAGATCTATTACAAGAGCAAGGTCCTCTATGGTATTTATTACGCGAAGCAGGCCATTGCGAAAGAAGATAATTGCTACCTGGTAGAGGGATATACGGATGTGATTCAGATGTACCAGCGAGGGATTCACAATGTGGTAGCATCCAGCGGCACGGCCCTGACGCCCGATCAGATACGCATCATCAATCGATTAACCAGAAATATTACGGTCCTGTTTGACGGTGACGCGGCAGGCGTAAGGGCTTCACTTAGGGGTGTGGATCTGATACTGGAACAAGGGATGAATGTGCGAATCTGTACCTTCCCAGAGGGAGATGATCCGGATAGCTTTGCAAAGAATAATTCTCTTGAAGATGTCCTTGACTACCTTAAAGAAAATTCCAAAGACTTTATACAATTTAAAACCTCCCTTCTCGCAGAAGAAGCTGCTAACGACCCTATTAAAAAAGCAGATACCATTCGCGAAATCGTAGGCAGTATTGCCAAGATTCCGGACCGTATCAAACGTGAGATTTACGTGCAGCAATGTGCGGCAATGATGAATATTTCCGAAGAGGTGCTCTTCAATACTCTTGCCCAGATCAGCAGAAAGGAGAACAACGATGCCAGAAAACAGGAAAGGCAGGAACAAAAAGCTTTTGAAGTTATCAGGGATCAGCCGAGAGAGGCAAAGGTTGACGTACAATTTGAGCTGGAGCGAAAAATAATTGAGATTTTATTGCTTTACGGGAAAGAAGAACAACAATTTGAGGATCTTGTTTTAAAAGAAAATGAAGAAGGAGAATTGGTCCTGGAGCCCGAAAACGTGGATGCCAAGGTTTACGAAAAGATTTACCTAGACCTGCAGGAGGATGAGATCGAATTGACACACGATCAGTTTAAAATCATCTATTACAAGCTCATGGAATACCTCAATGAAAAAGAAGATTTTCAACTCTCGTCTTTTCTAAATGAGTTAGATCAGGAATTAGTAAATAACATTTCCTCCATCCTAATGGAAGAAGAAAAGTACAGCCTTCATAACTGGGAACGCAAAGATATTTATCCTAAGGAAAAGACGAAGTCGATCGCTCAACTCGTTAGCGAAACCATACTTACCCTGAGGTGTTACCTCATAAAAAAGCGGATTTACAGCCTGCAGCAAGATACTGAGGAGGAATCGGAGGATAACAAGGAAGTTTTGGAAGAAATTGTCAATTACTTGCAGCTCAATAAATTACTCAATAATAAATTGAATAGAGTCCTGTCTTAG
- a CDS encoding response regulator has protein sequence MINILIADNHPIVRLGIKEVLNTVSDFKVLGDVSTTTELFNALEKVKPDVVLLEMDIPEINGIATLRKMKKEYPDVKVLIYSGQSEDVYALSTIRAGAFGYLSKTSDLDYIITAVKKVGDGKMFITNELAQRLAFDEGTQKQRRFFRKLSTREVEVLKLLASGKRNKDVAEGLNLNEKTVSTYKSRLMKKLNVDNLVDLLQQAKALELY, from the coding sequence ATGATCAACATTTTAATCGCGGATAATCATCCTATTGTCCGACTGGGAATTAAAGAAGTCCTTAATACTGTTTCAGATTTTAAAGTTTTAGGTGACGTTTCTACCACTACTGAACTTTTTAACGCCTTAGAAAAGGTCAAACCGGATGTCGTCCTGTTAGAAATGGACATCCCGGAAATCAATGGTATTGCTACTTTGAGGAAAATGAAAAAAGAGTATCCTGATGTAAAGGTACTCATCTATAGCGGGCAGTCGGAAGACGTATACGCCTTAAGCACCATCAGGGCAGGTGCCTTTGGATATCTTTCAAAAACCTCAGATTTAGACTATATCATTACCGCCGTTAAAAAGGTAGGCGATGGAAAAATGTTCATCACCAACGAACTCGCTCAGCGCCTGGCATTTGATGAAGGAACGCAAAAACAGCGCCGATTCTTCAGGAAATTGTCTACCCGGGAGGTTGAAGTATTAAAGCTCCTCGCCAGTGGCAAACGCAATAAGGATGTCGCAGAGGGATTAAACCTCAATGAAAAGACGGTGAGCACCTACAAATCGCGTTTGATGAAAAAACTCAACGTTGACAATCTCGTTGATCTGCTACAACAGGCAAAAGCACTGGAATTGTATTAA
- the nadE gene encoding NAD(+) synthase, which yields MQTAKVVDYIVEWLKEYTQNAGMRGFVVGVSGGIDSAVTSTLCARTGLKVLCIEMPIHQGESQVSRADQHIDWLIKKYPNVSRQPVNLTPVFDQLVDALPKVDDEEERFMSLANTRARLRMTTLYYFAALLGYLVAGTGNKVEDFGIGFYTKYGDGGVDLSPIADLLKTEVYELGSFMGVHKDILMAPPTDGLWGDDRTDEDQIGASYPELEWAMKMDEEGKRAEDFKNREAEVFKIYKKYNSANKHKMIPIPVCEIPETLKRPIT from the coding sequence ATGCAAACTGCCAAAGTTGTGGATTATATTGTAGAATGGTTAAAGGAGTACACCCAAAATGCCGGAATGAGAGGATTTGTGGTTGGCGTTTCGGGAGGAATAGATTCCGCCGTCACCTCTACTCTTTGTGCCCGTACCGGCTTAAAAGTATTGTGTATTGAAATGCCAATCCACCAAGGCGAGAGTCAGGTAAGCAGAGCCGACCAACACATCGATTGGCTAATAAAAAAATATCCCAATGTCAGCAGACAACCGGTAAACCTCACTCCTGTTTTTGATCAACTGGTGGATGCCCTGCCCAAGGTAGATGATGAAGAAGAGCGTTTTATGTCGCTTGCCAATACCCGTGCCAGATTGCGCATGACCACCTTGTATTACTTTGCAGCCCTTCTGGGTTATCTGGTGGCAGGAACTGGAAATAAAGTAGAAGATTTCGGGATTGGATTTTATACTAAATACGGGGATGGCGGCGTAGACCTGAGCCCAATTGCCGACCTTTTAAAAACTGAAGTATATGAATTGGGATCCTTTATGGGGGTTCACAAAGACATCCTAATGGCTCCACCCACGGATGGACTATGGGGTGACGATAGAACAGACGAAGATCAAATCGGGGCTTCATATCCAGAATTAGAGTGGGCCATGAAAATGGACGAAGAAGGAAAGCGTGCGGAGGACTTCAAAAATCGAGAAGCCGAAGTATTTAAGATATACAAGAAGTATAATTCTGCCAACAAACATAAGATGATTCCTATACCTGTTTGTGAGATTCCTGAGACACTTAAACGACCGATCACCTAA
- the gldB gene encoding gliding motility lipoprotein GldB, giving the protein MQKTRSWILVILILLSACKEDKEIPQEILDQPVSLEVLRFDKEFAEATQESLPQIKLKYPYFFPPQYSDSVWTAKLQDSIQMELRQAVDSAFSDFENQEKELTLLFKHLTYYFPDYQVPTLITLTTDVDYENRIIVTDSLLLIGLDNYLGPDHRFYAGIDRYISKGLDKEYIESDIVSALSKKIIPYPVNRSFLDQMVYYGKELYLKDLLLSWQTDGQKIGYNEDEMAWARANEEQIWRYFIERELLFSTDAKLGPRFLDPAPFSKFRLELDNESPGRLGRYVGWQIVRAFMDRTNTPVAELWTLPGETIFKESNYKPQK; this is encoded by the coding sequence ATGCAAAAGACAAGATCATGGATTTTGGTCATTCTAATACTTTTATCGGCTTGTAAAGAGGATAAAGAAATTCCCCAAGAAATTCTGGATCAGCCGGTATCCCTGGAAGTACTGAGATTTGACAAGGAGTTTGCTGAGGCCACTCAGGAATCACTGCCTCAAATTAAGTTGAAGTACCCTTATTTTTTTCCTCCCCAATATTCAGATAGTGTCTGGACCGCAAAATTGCAAGACAGCATACAGATGGAATTGAGGCAGGCTGTAGACAGTGCATTTTCAGATTTTGAGAATCAGGAGAAAGAACTAACACTGCTTTTTAAGCACCTCACTTATTATTTTCCCGACTATCAGGTTCCTACCTTAATTACTCTCACAACGGATGTAGATTACGAAAATCGGATAATCGTTACAGACAGCCTTCTTCTCATCGGGTTAGACAATTATCTTGGACCGGATCACAGATTTTATGCTGGCATTGACCGGTATATCTCCAAAGGCTTGGACAAGGAATACATCGAGAGCGATATAGTAAGTGCGTTGTCAAAAAAGATTATACCCTATCCCGTAAATCGGAGCTTTTTAGATCAAATGGTATATTACGGGAAGGAACTCTACCTGAAGGACCTTCTCCTGTCATGGCAGACTGATGGCCAAAAGATTGGGTATAATGAAGATGAAATGGCCTGGGCAAGGGCCAATGAGGAACAAATCTGGCGATATTTTATTGAACGCGAATTGCTCTTTAGTACAGACGCCAAATTGGGTCCGCGGTTTTTGGATCCCGCACCCTTTTCCAAATTTAGGCTGGAGCTCGATAATGAGTCCCCCGGTCGTCTGGGCAGGTATGTAGGATGGCAGATTGTAAGAGCATTTATGGATAGAACAAATACCCCGGTTGCCGAATTATGGACGTTGCCGGGAGAAACTATTTTCAAAGAATCGAATTATAAACCTCAGAAGTAA
- the gldC gene encoding gliding motility protein GldC produces the protein MAKEESSEIKLRITLDENRIPVKLNWSAEDGGIVDEEAKAMLLSVWDSKNKESLKIDLWTKDMPLDEMKIFFHQTLISLSDTFMKATQDEKMTATMKDFCAYFAEKLELEA, from the coding sequence ATGGCAAAAGAAGAGTCTTCAGAAATAAAATTGAGGATTACCCTCGATGAGAACCGGATTCCGGTAAAATTAAACTGGTCTGCAGAAGACGGAGGAATTGTAGATGAAGAAGCCAAGGCGATGCTGCTTTCAGTCTGGGACAGCAAAAATAAGGAGTCGCTTAAAATTGATCTGTGGACCAAGGATATGCCTCTGGATGAAATGAAAATCTTTTTTCACCAAACCTTAATATCGCTTTCGGATACGTTTATGAAAGCTACTCAGGACGAAAAAATGACGGCCACCATGAAAGACTTTTGCGCCTATTTTGCAGAAAAACTCGAATTAGAAGCATGA
- a CDS encoding pirin family protein — MKKILHKASTRGFADHGWLRSHHTFSFAGYHDPSRMNFGVLRVLNDDEVAGGMGFGTHPHQNMEIISIPLEGELEHKDSMGNVAVIKEGDVQVMSAGTGVNHSERNKNRDKKVKFLQIWVLPNKVNVSPRYDQITLDQTSLKNTFHQIISPDPKDIGVWIHQDAWFHLGDFDKGETISYGMRKKSNGLYIFLLEGKCRVAGEELNRRDGLGVWQVNTLEFEMMEAGQILLMEIPMSN, encoded by the coding sequence ATGAAGAAAATACTTCACAAAGCATCTACGCGGGGTTTTGCCGATCACGGTTGGCTCCGCAGCCACCATACCTTTAGTTTTGCAGGTTATCACGATCCTTCCCGGATGAATTTTGGCGTACTCCGGGTGTTGAACGATGATGAAGTAGCTGGCGGAATGGGGTTCGGGACACATCCACATCAGAACATGGAAATCATTTCTATCCCTCTGGAAGGAGAACTTGAACACAAAGACAGCATGGGCAACGTGGCCGTTATCAAAGAAGGCGATGTGCAGGTTATGAGTGCGGGTACAGGAGTAAACCATAGCGAACGCAATAAGAACCGGGATAAAAAAGTGAAATTTCTACAGATCTGGGTACTTCCCAATAAAGTGAATGTGAGTCCGAGATATGATCAAATTACCCTGGACCAAACTTCCTTAAAGAATACCTTTCACCAGATTATTTCTCCTGATCCTAAAGACATCGGGGTATGGATTCATCAGGACGCCTGGTTCCATTTAGGCGATTTTGACAAAGGTGAAACCATTAGTTACGGCATGCGAAAAAAGTCTAATGGCTTGTACATATTTCTTCTGGAAGGCAAATGCAGGGTTGCCGGAGAGGAATTAAACCGGCGCGATGGACTGGGGGTGTGGCAGGTGAATACCCTTGAATTTGAAATGATGGAGGCCGGTCAAATTTTACTAATGGAAATACCCATGTCTAATTAG
- a CDS encoding GTPase: MPRDPIKKLLFVYNADSGLMNELFDAAHKVLNPATYQCRLCELTFGNFREKATWKKFRKKSDISMEFLHKDEFLAQYSSKFMPKYSFPIVLEITDHNLEQFLGTKEINELQSTEELIGEINQRLA; the protein is encoded by the coding sequence GTGCCCAGAGATCCCATTAAGAAATTGCTATTTGTTTACAATGCAGATTCAGGATTGATGAACGAGCTGTTCGATGCTGCTCACAAAGTACTGAATCCAGCAACTTATCAGTGTAGATTATGCGAGCTGACCTTCGGAAATTTCCGTGAAAAGGCGACCTGGAAAAAATTCCGAAAGAAGAGTGATATTTCTATGGAATTCCTTCATAAGGATGAGTTTTTGGCTCAGTATTCTTCCAAATTCATGCCCAAATACAGCTTTCCCATCGTACTCGAAATCACGGATCACAACTTGGAGCAGTTCTTGGGAACGAAAGAAATTAACGAACTTCAGTCAACGGAAGAATTAATCGGGGAGATAAACCAAAGACTAGCGTAA
- the yihA gene encoding ribosome biogenesis GTP-binding protein YihA/YsxC: MKIKSADFVMSNSSVAQCPSDHLPEYAFIGRSNVGKSSLINMLTERKSLAKTSGRPGKTQLINHFKINKNWFLVDLPGYGYARVSKKEKKTFQKYITEYFLKRTQLLSAFVLIDIRHEPQPIDLQFMAWLGENQIPFSIVFTKADKIKPMVIKRQVNEYLNTMTKDLWEEAPRHFVTSSLKAQGREEILEYIDQINTDFHKHQHKG, translated from the coding sequence ATGAAAATAAAGTCGGCCGACTTTGTCATGAGCAATTCCAGTGTTGCCCAATGCCCCTCTGACCATCTGCCTGAATACGCCTTTATCGGCAGATCTAATGTGGGAAAGAGTTCGCTGATCAACATGCTTACCGAACGTAAGTCTCTGGCCAAAACCTCAGGAAGGCCCGGTAAAACGCAACTGATCAATCACTTTAAAATAAACAAGAACTGGTTTTTGGTGGATCTACCCGGATATGGTTATGCCCGGGTATCCAAAAAAGAAAAAAAGACCTTTCAGAAGTATATCACTGAGTATTTTTTAAAGCGGACTCAACTACTCAGCGCCTTTGTCCTGATCGACATCCGCCATGAACCACAACCCATAGACCTCCAGTTTATGGCCTGGCTGGGCGAAAATCAAATCCCTTTTTCAATTGTGTTTACCAAGGCAGATAAAATAAAACCCATGGTGATTAAAAGGCAGGTTAACGAATATCTCAATACGATGACAAAAGACCTGTGGGAAGAAGCACCCCGGCATTTTGTTACCTCCTCCCTGAAAGCACAAGGAAGGGAAGAAATTCTGGAATATATTGACCAAATCAATACCGACTTTCACAAGCATCAGCACAAAGGTTAA